The nucleotide sequence AATGTTGTGTATGATGAGGTTCTTGCAAATGTTGATGATACAGAATTTATTATAAATGAAATTACTATCGAGGAAACTATTGAAGAAGAGTCAGTTCAAGAAGAACAAATCATGCTAACCTTTGATTTGCCACTATCAACCCAAAAGGAAGAAGAAGAAACAATTAGTCAAAAAATAACTTTTGAGTTAGATGATGAGATAAAAGATATGTCAGTAAATGATTATATAGAACTAATTCCAGTTACTGAAGCAAACAAAGATGGCGAAACCAAATATGCACTTGACGATTATATTGTCTTAGAGTCTGCAATTAATGAAAAAGAAGAAAAGCAAGAAGTAGCTTTAGAAGTTGAAGAAGAAGATATAGTTTTTGAGAAAAAAGTTATTCAAGAGGAGGTGGAAGAAGGTTTAGGAGATGATTTAGACCCTATAAATAGTCCAATATCCCAGCTTCTAAAAGAAAGAGCTAATGAGCGTCGTCAAAAAATGAAAGAGTTTAATTATAAGTTCAATAATGCAAAAATTGATGATATAGAAAAAGAACCAGCATATAAAAGACAAGGAGTTAATTTAGACGATGCACAGCATTCTTCTGAAACTAGTGCCTCAAGAATGTCTATTGGTTTAGATGATAATGACGATGTTCAGTTGAGAAGTAATAATTCTTTTTTACACGATAATGTAGATTAATTAATAGCAGAGTTTTAGTACTTATCTAATCAAAACCCTAAAAATTTTCCTCGAATTTTTAGGGTTTCCTTTTATTTATCTCTTAAAGATACTAAAGCATACTTTTTAGTATCTTCGCAGCATAAAAAAATTATTCTATGAGTTTACAAGATGGAATCATGACTGCGATGAAAGTAGCTATGAAAGCAAAAGACCAAACAGCACTAACAGCTTTAAGAGCAGTGAAATCGGCTATTTTAATGGCTCAGACTGAAAGTGGAGCCGCAAGTGAACTTACTGAAGAGCAAGAACTAAAATTACTTCAAAAGCAAGTAAAACAGCGTAAAGATAGTGCTGCAATATTTTTAGAGCAAGGGCGTGAAGATTTGGCTGCACCAGAGTTAGCTGAAGCAGAAATAATTTCACAATTCCTTCCAGAAGCCATGAGCGATGAAGAGGTTGAAAGAATTGTAATAAAAGCTATAGAAGATCTTGGAGCTAACGGAATGAAAGATATGGGAAAAGTAATGGGAGTTGTAAGTAAGCAAGTAGCTGGTCAAGCCGATGGTAAAACTATCTCTAAAATAGTTAAGTCTAAATTAATATAACGATATTGGCTGCGTAGCTCAATTGGATAGAGCACTGGATTTCGGCTCCAGCGGTTGTAGGTTCGACTCCTGTCGCAGTCACATGCATTAAAATAAATAAACCAAGCGTAAATCAACGTTTGGTTTTATTTTTTGTAAGCTTAATAAGTGATGGTTTTATGAAGAATCTAAGTGTCATTTTAACCGACATCCTGTTTATATAATACTATGTGTTATTTTGGAACCTAACAAAGAGGAAAGTTAGAATAGTTCCTAAATTTATATAATTATCCTAACATAAATTAATAATTCAAAAACTCTTCTAAACATTGTTTAGAAGAGTTTTTGAATTATATGAAATATATTTTATTACTTATCTCCAACCACCAGTTGAATAATCTTCTCCAGCAATACCTTCAGTTCCTCCTAAAGTATAATACTCAGCTGGGATAGCTTCCAAAGCTCTTCCAGGCACAGGGAAATGTAATAAAGTACCAGCTTGTAAAAGATCTTCTTTTCTCATTTCACAGAACCCAATATAAGGCGCTGTGTATGCAAACTCAACCATTCTTTCATAGTGAATAGCATCTTTTACTGCATCTAAATTTTCAGCAACAGGAGCTAAACCTCCTCTAGTAACTCTTGTACCTGCATTAATAACCGCAGCAGCTCCCGGAACGTCTCCTAAGTGAGCCATAGCTTCTGCCATGTACATATCATTCTCAGATTTTGAATATTCAACTACGTTCATAGTCCAATACGTGATATAGTCATCATATCTACTATAGCGATAGCTACTGTAGTGATATTGACCTCTTTCAGGACGGAAGTTATTAGAAGATAAGTAACCATAATCAGTTGCTAAACGCGCATCATCAGATGTAGATTCAGCTTGGAATGTTACACCATCTTCCCAATAAGCAGGAGTAGAAGGATCCATCATATTAATAACTCTCATATCAACTCTTGCCCAACCCGGGTATACTAAATATGTTTTAGGAACATTATCCCACCAAGTAATATTATCCATATAGATTTCAAAATCTTCAGTAATACCATCTTGAGTATAATCTAAAACTCTATCCCAATCTATAGTAGCTTTTTGGGCACTATTTCTAACATTACTAACTAGCCAACGAGCACCAAGACTGTTCATGTATTTAACAGCATTTACACCAGCACC is from Pontimicrobium sp. SW4 and encodes:
- a CDS encoding GatB/YqeY domain-containing protein — its product is MSLQDGIMTAMKVAMKAKDQTALTALRAVKSAILMAQTESGAASELTEEQELKLLQKQVKQRKDSAAIFLEQGREDLAAPELAEAEIISQFLPEAMSDEEVERIVIKAIEDLGANGMKDMGKVMGVVSKQVAGQADGKTISKIVKSKLI